One genomic segment of Candidatus Eremiobacterota bacterium includes these proteins:
- a CDS encoding SelT/SelW/SelH family (seleno)protein, with amino-acid sequence MKLSIEYCTMUNYFPRASSMAAEIKSALSVEPELIAGGGGVFEVTLDGVLIFSKKKCGRFPETEEILELMESRGKGS; translated from the coding sequence ATGAAACTCTCCATTGAATACTGTACCATGTGAAATTATTTCCCCAGGGCTTCCAGTATGGCAGCCGAAATAAAAAGCGCCCTCAGCGTGGAGCCGGAGCTTATTGCCGGCGGCGGCGGCGTCTTTGAGGTCACCCTTGACGGAGTGCTTATCTTTTCCAAGAAGAAATGCGGCCGTTTCCCTGAGACAGAGGAGATTCTCGAGCTCATGGAAAGCCGGGGGAAAGGAAGCTGA
- a CDS encoding PilZ domain-containing protein, translated as MDFLINLKNLLSGMKPFDLEEAFREKRFSPRLKSEVQGTCIIDEREEFSVIISEIGLFGLRIHIGKELKNGDIVRISAIKGIGSLSGAQYTVSSLIMKVLWCKKRKTTREYMAGLQYQDSKKNMRDSWVAYLLRKFGVAVGVSTQKRKRVRIPANLPLVLKSQAEGKEGNGAVIDMGLGGMLISSERAIPRNALFNFSIGPYKALAPLRMTGKIIHERFVPSSGRWVAGVIYERPDDMQQKLLESYLTHLHKEKSP; from the coding sequence GTGGATTTTCTGATAAACCTGAAAAATCTGCTCTCAGGCATGAAGCCCTTTGACCTCGAGGAGGCCTTCAGGGAAAAGAGGTTCTCACCCCGGCTCAAATCAGAGGTCCAGGGGACCTGTATCATAGACGAGAGGGAGGAGTTCTCTGTCATAATCTCCGAGATTGGCCTTTTCGGCCTGAGGATTCATATCGGGAAAGAGCTGAAGAATGGTGATATCGTGAGGATATCTGCAATCAAGGGGATTGGAAGCCTCTCCGGTGCGCAGTACACGGTCAGTTCCCTGATCATGAAAGTCCTCTGGTGCAAGAAGAGGAAGACCACGCGGGAGTATATGGCGGGCCTCCAGTACCAGGACTCCAAGAAGAATATGAGGGATTCGTGGGTCGCCTATCTTCTCAGAAAATTCGGTGTGGCAGTGGGTGTCTCCACCCAGAAGAGGAAGAGGGTGAGGATCCCCGCCAACCTTCCCCTTGTGCTGAAGAGCCAGGCAGAGGGCAAGGAGGGAAACGGCGCCGTGATTGATATGGGCCTCGGGGGTATGCTGATATCCTCGGAGAGGGCCATCCCGCGCAACGCCCTTTTCAATTTCAGCATAGGCCCCTACAAGGCGCTTGCCCCCCTCAGGATGACAGGAAAGATTATTCATGAGCGCTTTGTGCCTTCTTCGGGCCGGTGGGTCGCAGGGGTGATCTACGAGCGGCCCGACGATATGCAGCAGAAGCTTCTGGAGTCATACCTCACCCACCTCCACAAGGAAAAATCGCCGTAA
- a CDS encoding aromatic amino acid ammonia-lyase, giving the protein MTVVLNGSSLTIEDLVRVARFNEKVELAPEGVERIKKCRGLLERKIEEGEVMYGVNTGIGEFSEVALNDEQVQQFQKYLIYNHSAGIGKPFPVEYVRAAMTGRINVHLHGNSGCRPEITQTLAALLNKGVTPVVCEKGSVGACGDLSPMSQIALLMMGEGEAWYEGQRMPSRQAMEKAGIPIPGLKARDGLATINGSNFIAGIGSLEIYDIERWIKQAEIASAMSLEALLANMKPYDVKLHELRGFRGAITCTKNLRQVMEGSDLLTGKLKVKVQDAYSMRSTPQVIGAARDHLAYARKQFEIELNGVGDNPIFLPDEDRVLTGANFQGTPISLPLDMVGASVCMISVLSERRLNRLLNPALSVGLPAFLTKGAGMYSGHMLSQYTAGMLIVEQRILSTPACIHSIPAAADQEDFVSMGMNTALKTRQILENAWGVLAIELIAAAQALDFRSFGFGKGTKAGHRAVRKVVEHLEEDRPLFTDHNNMMEAVAQCRVLEEVEEATGPLASSW; this is encoded by the coding sequence ATGACGGTTGTTCTGAACGGAAGCAGTCTCACCATAGAGGACCTGGTGAGGGTGGCGCGCTTCAACGAGAAGGTGGAGCTTGCCCCCGAGGGAGTGGAGAGGATAAAAAAATGCCGCGGTCTTCTTGAGAGGAAGATCGAGGAGGGCGAGGTGATGTACGGTGTCAACACCGGCATCGGCGAGTTCTCCGAAGTGGCCCTTAACGATGAGCAGGTCCAGCAGTTTCAGAAGTACCTTATCTACAACCACTCCGCCGGCATCGGGAAGCCCTTCCCCGTTGAATACGTGCGGGCGGCCATGACAGGCCGCATCAATGTGCACCTCCATGGCAACTCGGGATGCCGTCCCGAGATCACCCAGACCCTTGCAGCCCTTCTCAACAAGGGCGTCACGCCTGTCGTATGCGAAAAAGGCTCAGTGGGCGCCTGCGGAGACCTCTCGCCCATGAGCCAGATTGCCCTCCTCATGATGGGAGAGGGCGAGGCATGGTATGAAGGGCAGCGGATGCCCTCCAGGCAGGCCATGGAAAAGGCGGGAATTCCCATCCCCGGCCTCAAGGCCCGCGACGGCCTTGCCACCATCAACGGCTCCAATTTCATCGCAGGCATCGGATCCCTTGAGATCTACGATATCGAGCGCTGGATCAAGCAGGCGGAAATCGCATCGGCCATGTCCCTCGAGGCGCTCCTGGCCAACATGAAGCCCTATGACGTAAAGCTCCATGAGCTCCGCGGCTTCAGGGGCGCAATCACCTGCACGAAGAATCTCAGACAGGTCATGGAGGGCTCGGACCTCCTCACGGGGAAGCTCAAGGTGAAGGTCCAGGACGCCTATTCAATGCGCTCCACCCCGCAGGTGATAGGCGCGGCGCGCGACCACCTGGCCTATGCAAGAAAGCAGTTCGAGATTGAGCTCAACGGCGTCGGTGACAACCCCATATTCCTCCCCGACGAGGACCGCGTGCTCACGGGGGCCAATTTCCAGGGGACGCCCATCAGCCTTCCCCTTGACATGGTGGGGGCGAGCGTCTGCATGATAAGTGTTCTTTCGGAGCGCCGCCTCAACAGGCTCCTGAACCCGGCCCTCTCCGTGGGTCTCCCGGCATTTCTCACCAAGGGCGCAGGGATGTACAGCGGCCACATGCTCAGCCAATATACGGCGGGGATGCTTATCGTGGAACAGCGCATCCTGAGCACCCCGGCCTGCATCCATTCCATCCCCGCGGCGGCGGACCAGGAGGACTTCGTGAGCATGGGCATGAACACGGCCCTCAAGACCAGGCAGATCCTGGAAAATGCCTGGGGAGTCCTCGCCATAGAGCTCATTGCCGCCGCCCAGGCCCTCGATTTCCGCTCCTTCGGCTTTGGGAAAGGCACGAAAGCGGGCCACAGGGCCGTGAGAAAAGTGGTGGAGCATCTCGAGGAGGACCGCCCCCTCTTCACCGACCATAACAATATGATGGAGGCAGTGGCGCAGTGCAGGGTGCTTGAAGAGGTGGAAGAAGCAACAGGCCCCCTGGCCTCGAGCTGGTAG
- a CDS encoding WD40 repeat domain-containing protein, whose amino-acid sequence MKKMCLLLSCVALMGLFGMGVSYGADMVGSAPPDFVLLKQLPGEDPYWIYRPIFSPDGKLAAGFMHSPAKIVIWDLEKGTVIKEIEQSVHGMPGLDGWAFSKDGKMLLLIYRDLPLKFLDYMNGKIVKTLPINADPNKVWDFSFSPDMRLLALATNTGIKLWDIEKSAELKVYVKDKAVSGVDIVYYTTPKGQLVRLMAYGLLLKKEQAKTFKDVAGIINLDSGSTMIVLNDIPRDKVASGDTTNLWVSFERGGGYLLVAYSVFPPTVKAGAYLINASTGKYLANHNLENCILAFQAYYLWKPFYGYLLTTTDMRSEPYKSAMEFLVITKEGGLKVIDATKQDKIATKSVTISRDQTRALITTKKSQADPSQLFLYKLVPKKK is encoded by the coding sequence ATGAAGAAGATGTGTCTGCTGCTCTCCTGTGTGGCCCTTATGGGGCTCTTTGGCATGGGAGTTTCCTACGGAGCCGATATGGTCGGTTCCGCCCCCCCGGATTTCGTGCTGCTCAAGCAGCTGCCCGGTGAGGATCCCTACTGGATATACCGCCCCATTTTCTCCCCTGATGGGAAGCTTGCCGCCGGGTTTATGCACTCGCCGGCGAAGATAGTGATCTGGGATCTTGAGAAGGGAACGGTCATCAAGGAGATAGAGCAGTCTGTCCACGGCATGCCCGGCCTTGACGGCTGGGCCTTCAGCAAGGACGGGAAGATGCTCCTCCTCATCTACCGGGACCTGCCTCTCAAGTTCCTCGACTACATGAACGGCAAGATAGTAAAAACCCTGCCCATCAATGCCGATCCCAACAAGGTCTGGGATTTCTCCTTCAGCCCTGACATGAGGCTGCTGGCCCTGGCCACCAACACGGGCATCAAGCTCTGGGACATCGAAAAGAGCGCTGAGCTGAAAGTGTACGTGAAGGACAAGGCGGTAAGCGGCGTGGACATCGTATATTACACCACGCCGAAAGGCCAGCTCGTGAGGCTCATGGCCTATGGCCTGCTGCTCAAGAAGGAGCAGGCGAAGACCTTCAAAGATGTGGCGGGCATCATCAACCTTGACAGCGGGTCCACGATGATAGTCCTGAATGATATTCCCAGGGACAAGGTGGCGAGCGGCGATACCACAAACCTGTGGGTCTCCTTTGAGCGCGGGGGGGGCTACCTGCTTGTGGCATACTCGGTATTCCCTCCCACTGTGAAGGCCGGCGCGTACCTGATAAATGCCTCGACAGGCAAATACCTTGCCAACCACAACCTGGAGAACTGCATACTCGCTTTCCAGGCTTACTATCTCTGGAAGCCTTTTTACGGCTACCTTCTCACGACCACTGACATGAGATCAGAGCCTTACAAGAGCGCCATGGAGTTCCTGGTGATCACCAAGGAGGGCGGGCTCAAGGTCATCGACGCGACAAAGCAGGACAAGATAGCCACCAAGTCGGTGACGATCAGCAGGGATCAGACAAGGGCTCTTATCACCACAAAGAAATCCCAGGCCGATCCCAGCCAGCTTTTTCTCTACAAGCTGGTGCCCAAGAAAAAATAA
- the serS gene encoding serine--tRNA ligase, translating into MLDLKFILKNPDLVAENSEKRNMPVSIDRVIALAAERSQKLQLLEEKRQAQNEIARKMKGPLADEERKSLVSEGAQLKSTVAELEKELKDIEPALRDEQARIPNLTHPEAPVGKGEHDNRELRKSGHVPEFSFTPRDHGELGKMLDILDFDNGTKVSGPKFYFLKGAGALLEIALVNYALQTLIREGFTPYITPDLAKSSVLFGTGFNPRGEETQIYSVAGSDLCLIATSEITLAGLLSDTILAEKDLPLRLAGYSHCFRTEAGTYGRASKGLYRVHQFTKVEMFAYTVPEESDAMLEQLVGIEEKIFTGLGIPYRVVECCTGDLGAAAYRKYDIEAWMPGREEGGTWGEVTSASNCSDYQARRLNIRYRPKGGKGAAHIHTLNGTAIAVSRALIAIMENYQRSDGSVAVPEVLRPMVGKDELCPP; encoded by the coding sequence ATGCTAGACCTGAAATTCATTCTGAAAAACCCCGATCTGGTGGCAGAAAACAGCGAAAAGAGAAACATGCCCGTCAGCATTGACAGGGTCATTGCACTGGCGGCTGAGCGGTCACAGAAGCTCCAGCTCCTCGAGGAGAAACGCCAGGCGCAGAACGAGATTGCGAGGAAAATGAAGGGACCTCTCGCCGATGAAGAGAGAAAATCCCTTGTTTCCGAGGGGGCGCAGCTGAAAAGCACCGTGGCGGAGCTTGAAAAAGAGCTCAAGGACATCGAGCCGGCTCTCAGGGACGAGCAGGCAAGGATTCCCAACCTGACCCACCCTGAAGCTCCCGTGGGGAAAGGCGAGCACGACAACAGGGAGCTCAGGAAATCGGGGCATGTGCCGGAATTCTCCTTCACCCCCCGGGATCATGGGGAGCTTGGGAAGATGCTGGACATCCTTGATTTCGATAACGGCACCAAGGTGAGCGGCCCCAAGTTCTACTTTCTCAAGGGCGCGGGGGCGCTGCTTGAGATCGCCCTGGTGAACTACGCGCTGCAGACCCTCATCAGGGAAGGCTTCACGCCCTACATCACGCCTGATCTGGCGAAATCCTCTGTCCTCTTCGGCACGGGCTTCAACCCCCGGGGCGAGGAAACGCAGATTTACTCGGTGGCAGGCTCGGACCTCTGCCTGATTGCCACATCGGAGATAACGCTCGCGGGGCTCCTCTCCGACACAATACTGGCGGAAAAAGACCTTCCCCTCAGGCTTGCGGGCTATTCACACTGCTTCAGAACAGAGGCCGGCACCTACGGCAGGGCTTCGAAGGGCCTTTACAGGGTCCATCAGTTCACCAAGGTGGAGATGTTTGCCTACACGGTGCCGGAAGAATCAGATGCGATGCTCGAGCAGCTCGTGGGCATCGAAGAAAAGATCTTCACGGGGCTCGGCATCCCTTACAGGGTCGTGGAATGCTGCACGGGCGATCTCGGCGCCGCAGCCTACAGGAAATATGATATAGAGGCCTGGATGCCCGGCAGGGAGGAGGGGGGGACCTGGGGGGAAGTCACGAGCGCCTCCAACTGCTCCGATTATCAGGCCAGGCGTCTCAACATAAGGTACCGTCCCAAGGGAGGCAAGGGCGCCGCCCACATCCACACTCTCAACGGGACGGCAATAGCCGTGAGCCGCGCCCTCATAGCGATAATGGAGAACTATCAGCGCTCCGACGGCTCCGTGGCGGTGCCAGAGGTGCTCAGGCCCATGGTGGGAAAAGATGAGCTCTGCCCACCTTGA
- a CDS encoding protein kinase, whose product MDTLDYVEMLRRSVDEWNAWRAKNPQITPDLSQKDLSRMNLKGVNFRKVYLVKTNFQEAYLREADLEGAFLERAFLRMADLGSANLTRANLYKANMRRADLWKANLQSVSLKAADLGKAILQEVNLEGANLEHAILEKANLKGANLRNAIFTGANLLGASLEGITFEGATFENAQLDEKGRHILAPLLNQEGQPLQEQPAAEPPPLPEEEPFTGVEVKIDNELDYVSRDAAKGDYPPGTRFGTYEIKNKIAKGGMGVIYHAIDRSLYREVAIKILSSSLKENQEYLQRFLQEARITAQMDHPNIINIYGIGEEQGEIFVAMQYIRGKNIAQILREKGIFEFADALFITRCVASALAYAHERGLIHRDIKPDNIMIDENKRVRVMDFGIARDLLTKKRITQEGHFMGTIHYSAPEQWSSDVADPRSDIYSLGVVLYEMLTGKLPFEADSPMHLMFKITRESPEPIRAVRPDISPEIEKIVDLMLAKELEKRYFNASDIVRDIDRVSEQKDFSLRERDLSGYISITELNTILKEEIGSDEWINTPTSLFHLLQDLQFATKGKKKFLGRKEDETFAKKLGSGWHYILFRESVNQNLEEGKIGSVYPIISRAKKGKTITDREAMLLLKEILEVEKSLESLPPTEIWTLSIDKHSREIISRKIQSGELQKLTAEIFSDTSVSEFKNLRAYFAPIIEGYREICQKAVENKAEAWWE is encoded by the coding sequence ATGGATACGCTTGATTATGTGGAAATGCTCCGGCGGTCTGTCGATGAGTGGAACGCCTGGAGAGCAAAGAATCCCCAGATAACGCCCGATCTCTCCCAGAAGGATCTCTCCAGGATGAACCTGAAGGGAGTGAACTTCAGAAAGGTCTACCTCGTGAAAACCAACTTCCAGGAGGCCTACCTGCGGGAGGCAGACCTGGAGGGAGCTTTTCTGGAGAGGGCTTTCCTGCGCATGGCCGATCTGGGAAGCGCCAATCTCACCAGAGCAAACCTCTACAAGGCAAACATGCGCCGCGCAGACCTCTGGAAGGCCAACCTTCAATCAGTCAGCCTGAAAGCCGCGGACCTGGGCAAGGCCATTCTCCAGGAGGTCAACCTGGAAGGCGCCAACCTTGAACATGCAATACTCGAAAAGGCGAACCTGAAGGGGGCGAACCTGAGAAACGCCATCTTCACGGGGGCTAACCTGCTGGGGGCCTCCCTGGAGGGCATTACTTTCGAGGGGGCAACCTTTGAGAATGCCCAGCTTGACGAAAAAGGGCGCCACATCCTTGCCCCTCTCCTGAATCAGGAAGGGCAGCCACTGCAAGAACAGCCTGCCGCCGAACCGCCGCCTCTTCCCGAAGAGGAGCCCTTCACAGGCGTCGAGGTGAAGATAGACAACGAGCTGGATTATGTCTCCAGGGATGCCGCGAAGGGCGATTATCCTCCCGGCACCAGGTTTGGCACCTACGAGATCAAAAACAAGATCGCCAAGGGCGGCATGGGGGTTATTTACCATGCCATTGACCGCAGCCTTTACCGGGAGGTGGCCATCAAGATCCTCTCCTCATCGCTGAAGGAGAACCAGGAATACCTCCAGAGGTTTCTGCAGGAGGCGCGGATCACCGCCCAGATGGACCATCCCAACATAATCAATATTTACGGGATCGGCGAGGAACAGGGCGAGATCTTCGTGGCAATGCAGTACATCAGGGGGAAGAATATCGCACAGATCCTGAGGGAAAAGGGGATTTTCGAGTTCGCCGACGCGCTTTTCATCACAAGGTGCGTTGCCTCTGCCCTCGCCTATGCCCATGAGCGGGGCTTGATCCACAGGGATATCAAGCCCGACAATATAATGATTGACGAGAACAAGAGGGTCCGCGTCATGGACTTCGGCATCGCCCGGGACCTCCTCACCAAGAAAAGGATCACCCAGGAAGGGCATTTCATGGGCACCATCCATTACAGCGCCCCTGAACAGTGGTCAAGCGACGTTGCGGACCCCCGGTCTGACATATATTCCCTCGGCGTGGTGCTCTATGAGATGCTCACCGGAAAGCTCCCCTTTGAGGCTGACTCGCCCATGCACCTGATGTTCAAGATTACCAGGGAGAGCCCCGAGCCCATAAGGGCCGTAAGGCCCGATATCTCCCCCGAGATAGAGAAAATCGTGGACCTGATGCTTGCGAAAGAGCTTGAAAAGCGCTACTTCAATGCTTCCGACATTGTCCGGGATATTGACAGGGTTTCGGAGCAGAAGGATTTCTCACTCCGGGAGAGGGACCTGAGCGGCTACATCAGCATCACCGAGCTCAACACCATCCTGAAGGAGGAGATAGGCTCCGATGAGTGGATAAATACGCCTACAAGCCTCTTCCATCTCCTCCAGGATCTCCAGTTCGCCACAAAAGGAAAGAAAAAATTCCTGGGCCGGAAAGAAGACGAGACCTTCGCAAAAAAGCTCGGCAGCGGCTGGCATTACATCCTTTTCAGGGAATCGGTGAACCAGAACCTCGAGGAGGGAAAAATCGGCTCCGTCTATCCCATCATTTCCCGCGCCAAGAAGGGAAAGACTATCACCGACAGGGAGGCCATGCTGCTCCTGAAAGAGATCCTGGAAGTGGAGAAATCCCTCGAGAGCCTTCCTCCCACAGAGATATGGACCCTTTCCATTGACAAGCATTCCAGAGAGATTATCTCAAGGAAAATCCAGTCCGGGGAGCTCCAGAAGCTCACCGCGGAGATATTCAGTGACACGTCTGTCTCTGAATTCAAAAACCTCAGGGCCTACTTCGCCCCCATCATTGAAGGGTACAGGGAGATATGCCAGAAGGCCGTCGAGAACAAGGCTGAAGCCTGGTGGGAATAG
- a CDS encoding protein phosphatase 2C domain-containing protein yields MRKFICPQCEEIVGDEQGLCEQCARSVFHVKCEKCEEWLDVREHRECPQCRIPLVRMYAILDFSADPAGLTDLIENKYRIVKIEPFGALAVDEKPNLSPQFVAPRGVRDKAYKEMGRLRDQVHHGDSSFVVVDAPCNGRGEPYRQFSAIWGTVGNFEKIKLLKSFFALAQKLMHLQVASTIEKGEITVKGVELFPFPLVADEEPLPEGEMLARLKRFLEGSISTDDFIVRKIYREGYPEAASFEEIGELLDEAKENLDTRFVIESFGISDLGPVRDNNEDDFFAVEFGYAHPDHMKVSGRSVKQRGLYILCDGMGGHQKGEVASALAVRELKRRIMPLMLEEVPQANFEDQLKTLIKEANDVLLEVNILEGIPAHEGRMGTTLVAIVAFENEVFVAHVGDSRCYRLNNGELKQLTEDHNLAMQALHSGTFKTREEAEKMRGAKVLTQAIGPREGIHLVPDARRELVRGDCYFLICSDGLTDVVGDEEIKAVIESGNSNLRRICRRLISRAYDNHTRDNITVVIVKFTKRI; encoded by the coding sequence ATGCGGAAGTTCATCTGTCCTCAATGCGAGGAGATAGTGGGAGATGAGCAGGGCCTCTGCGAGCAGTGCGCCCGCTCCGTGTTCCATGTGAAATGCGAGAAATGCGAGGAATGGCTGGACGTGAGAGAGCACAGGGAGTGCCCCCAGTGCAGGATTCCCCTGGTGCGCATGTACGCCATTCTGGATTTTTCCGCAGATCCCGCCGGCCTTACCGACCTCATAGAGAACAAGTACAGGATTGTGAAGATCGAGCCTTTCGGCGCCCTGGCCGTTGACGAGAAGCCCAACCTCTCGCCGCAGTTCGTCGCCCCCAGGGGGGTGAGGGACAAGGCGTACAAGGAAATGGGCCGCCTGAGGGACCAGGTTCATCACGGCGACAGCTCCTTCGTGGTAGTGGATGCCCCCTGCAACGGCCGCGGCGAGCCCTACAGGCAATTTTCCGCCATCTGGGGCACCGTGGGAAATTTTGAGAAGATAAAGCTCCTCAAGTCCTTTTTTGCCCTGGCACAGAAGCTTATGCACCTTCAGGTGGCGAGCACCATAGAAAAGGGAGAGATCACCGTGAAGGGCGTGGAATTGTTCCCCTTCCCGCTGGTGGCTGATGAAGAGCCGCTCCCGGAGGGGGAGATGCTCGCCCGCCTCAAAAGATTCCTGGAAGGCTCCATCAGTACCGACGATTTCATCGTGAGAAAGATATACCGCGAGGGCTATCCCGAGGCGGCGAGCTTCGAGGAAATAGGCGAGCTCCTCGACGAGGCCAAGGAGAACCTCGACACGCGCTTCGTCATAGAGTCATTCGGCATCAGCGATCTGGGCCCCGTGAGGGACAACAACGAGGATGACTTCTTTGCCGTGGAATTCGGCTACGCCCACCCTGATCATATGAAGGTGAGCGGCAGGAGCGTGAAGCAGCGGGGCCTCTACATCCTCTGCGACGGCATGGGCGGCCATCAGAAGGGCGAAGTGGCGAGCGCCCTGGCAGTGCGGGAGCTGAAGCGCCGGATAATGCCTCTCATGCTGGAGGAGGTGCCGCAGGCCAATTTCGAGGATCAGCTCAAGACCCTCATCAAGGAAGCCAATGATGTGCTGCTGGAGGTCAATATTCTCGAGGGCATCCCCGCCCATGAGGGCAGGATGGGCACTACGCTCGTCGCCATCGTGGCTTTTGAGAATGAGGTATTTGTCGCCCACGTGGGGGACAGCCGCTGTTATCGCCTGAACAACGGGGAGCTGAAACAGCTCACCGAGGATCACAACCTGGCGATGCAGGCCCTCCATTCGGGCACCTTCAAGACCAGGGAGGAAGCCGAAAAGATGAGGGGCGCCAAGGTTCTCACGCAGGCCATAGGGCCCCGGGAGGGCATCCATCTTGTGCCCGATGCCCGCCGCGAGCTGGTGAGGGGCGACTGCTATTTCCTCATCTGCTCTGACGGCCTCACCGACGTCGTGGGGGACGAGGAGATCAAGGCCGTCATAGAGAGCGGAAACAGCAACCTCAGGAGGATCTGCCGCCGCCTCATATCCCGTGCCTATGATAACCATACCCGTGACAACATCACCGTCGTGATCGTGAAGTTCACCAAGCGGATATAG
- a CDS encoding PilZ domain-containing protein, with product MEFLLKCKAFISGKGVFDLKEAIEEKRFSPRVRCLIDAQVTLPSGEGIKAAVVEVSLTGMRLSCDRKLSSGALVKIAPVKGEGLLRESKFPEGAVTMQVVWSRQRKTTRDYTAGLKFADTEKNLEGSWAAYVLDRYGIAVGFSTQRRKKSRIPVELSLSIALPLQQVVGTVLDLGIGGMLVSTDIDISKKDILGFRVGPYRHLETLYCNGKIVHQKTDAPRKSYTYGIVFTKMKEKQVSLLNSYLTTLCLEESE from the coding sequence ATGGAGTTTCTCCTGAAATGCAAGGCCTTCATATCGGGCAAGGGAGTTTTTGACCTCAAGGAGGCTATCGAAGAGAAACGGTTTTCTCCCCGCGTGCGGTGCCTTATCGATGCGCAGGTGACGCTGCCCTCCGGTGAGGGGATAAAGGCAGCCGTCGTGGAAGTGAGCCTCACGGGGATGCGCCTCTCCTGTGACAGGAAGCTTTCAAGCGGCGCCTTGGTAAAGATAGCGCCCGTGAAGGGCGAGGGGCTTCTCCGGGAGAGCAAGTTTCCTGAGGGAGCGGTGACGATGCAGGTCGTGTGGAGCAGGCAGAGGAAGACCACCCGTGACTACACGGCGGGCCTCAAGTTTGCCGACACCGAGAAGAACCTGGAAGGCTCGTGGGCCGCCTACGTGCTTGACAGGTATGGTATTGCCGTGGGATTTTCCACGCAGCGCAGGAAAAAGTCAAGGATTCCCGTCGAGCTCTCCCTCTCGATAGCGCTCCCTCTTCAGCAGGTCGTAGGCACCGTCCTCGATCTGGGAATCGGAGGGATGCTCGTCAGCACCGATATTGATATCAGCAAAAAGGATATTCTCGGGTTCCGCGTGGGGCCTTACCGCCATCTTGAAACCCTCTACTGCAACGGGAAGATTGTCCATCAAAAGACTGACGCCCCCCGGAAGAGTTACACGTACGGCATTGTGTTCACCAAGATGAAAGAGAAGCAGGTTTCTCTCCTCAATTCCTATCTCACCACACTCTGCCTCGAAGAGAGCGAGTGA
- a CDS encoding TatD family hydrolase: MKASMVDVHAHLSSAEFDSDRNDVLERAKRAGVRAILSAGEDYRDNLKILELASQFPMIRPCLGHYPALLGIDEARRSLDLIGRHRGDIAAISEVGLDYRMVDDPGARELQREIFSLFIAAAREYALPLIVHSRSAGHHAIEFLLEHRAARVCLHAFDGRASYAERGAREGFYFSIPPSVAHSAQKQKLVKALPLEVLLLESDSPVLGPRREERNEPANVALSAAMIAQIKGIGLQEVLAELEKNTGRFLASES; this comes from the coding sequence GTGAAGGCTTCGATGGTAGACGTCCATGCCCATCTGTCCAGCGCGGAGTTTGACAGCGACAGGAACGATGTCCTTGAGAGGGCAAAGCGCGCGGGAGTCAGGGCAATTCTCTCCGCCGGCGAGGATTACCGTGACAACCTGAAGATCCTGGAGCTCGCATCGCAGTTCCCCATGATCCGGCCATGCCTCGGTCATTACCCGGCGCTGCTCGGTATTGACGAGGCCCGCCGTTCCCTTGATTTAATCGGCCGGCACAGGGGCGATATCGCCGCCATCAGCGAGGTGGGTCTTGATTACCGTATGGTGGACGATCCCGGGGCAAGGGAGCTCCAGAGAGAGATTTTCTCACTTTTCATCGCCGCCGCCCGGGAATACGCCCTCCCCCTCATTGTGCACAGCAGGTCGGCAGGCCATCATGCCATTGAGTTCCTCCTGGAGCACCGGGCCGCCAGGGTCTGCCTCCATGCCTTTGACGGCAGGGCTTCCTATGCTGAGAGAGGGGCAAGGGAAGGCTTTTATTTCTCCATCCCCCCCTCGGTGGCCCATTCCGCTCAGAAGCAGAAGCTCGTAAAGGCCCTGCCGCTTGAGGTCCTGCTGCTTGAGTCGGATTCGCCCGTCCTGGGCCCCCGCCGTGAAGAGAGAAACGAGCCTGCCAATGTGGCCCTCTCAGCAGCCATGATTGCACAGATCAAAGGGATCGGCCTTCAGGAGGTCCTCGCAGAGCTTGAAAAAAACACCGGGAGATTTCTGGCCAGCGAGTCCTGA